GCAAAGCCGCGCAGCTTCATAGGTCGTCACTACTTTGATATTGCTGCCGAGCATTTGGAAGGCGGGATGAACCAACTCATCATGCGCCGCCTGGAAGTCGAACTCGAAAGGATGTTGCGCTGATGATGGATGTGGGAGTAAAAGCCTGGGCTGAGATCGTACGGCGGGTTTATCCTGATCTGTCTATCCTGCGAGATCGGTCTAAATGGCTGGCTGGTGACTTCAAGCTGCCTGCCGTGTTTATCGAGACGGATCTTGTTTCGGACAAGGTTCACACGCCGCGAGCTGATCGGATCATTGAAGATGTGGGGCTGGTGTTCCACTATGACAAGGAACGAGCGGACGAGCAAGACGAGGGGGAGCCTATACCGCTTGATCTTGACCCGTTGTTCCTCTACTTGCGGCAGCAACGGTTTAACGTAGCATCCAAGCGTTTTGGGGTTGTGCTGGTCATTGAGCCGCCACGAACCCGGAAAAAGGCCGACCAAGTAGAGGTCACCTTTAGGTACTCGTATTTGCTCAGTGTACCGAAGCCACTGGTCAATGACGATGGCAGCCCAATTGAGAAGATTAACAATTTTTATATCAGTCACAACGGGGAGGAATTTGACGCATGACTGACGATTTAAACAAACGAAATAAGCAGGAATGGATAGAGAGCGCAGCGATCTTGAAGGCAGAGCCTTACGAGATTGCGGGCGCTCTTTTTGATTGCGCTGCTGACGTCTTACTTTCGCGGGCAGAAGTGGAGCAAAGACTGGATGCGTATTTGCATCCGGTCAAGGAAGCCCCTGCTTCTGTGCCTGTTAAACCAGAAGTATCACAAGTGAAAAAACCAAAGGAGGAAACGCCAAATGACAATTCAGCGGGTTAGGCCCAGCGCGTACATTGAATTGCTAGTAAAGGCACGGTCTCGGGTTGTTCCAACAACTGGCCGCGTACTCATTCCCTATCAGGCCGAATGGGGCGCACCGAACCAAGCCGTAGATATGGCTAATGATTCGGAGCGCCTGAAGGAGTCCGGCAAGCTTGTTGATGTATTGGAGCTTGCTGCCGAAAGCGGGGCGACTGTTATCGGCTACCGGGTTACAAACGGGGAAGAAAAGGCTGCATCTGTCGCTGTTGCTGACAGCTACACTATTGAGGCACGTTATCCAGGAACACGAGGCAATGATTTGGAATACATGGTGCGTCCGGCTCTTATCGATGGCACCAAGAAGGAGATCGTAGTTCGCGACACCAAGGGCGTGTATGACACAGAAACGTATCTAGTTGCAGACAAGGCGGCTGCTGTGGAAGCTCTTAAAAAGTCCGCTATGGTCCGTTTTAAGGATACTGGCGCAACTGCTCTTGCAGACGTGGCTTATACCAAACTGGATGGCGGTACAACTGGCACGGCCATATTGGCAGCGACCGACTGGAATCGTATCTTTAACCGGGTGTACGGCCTGACGTTCGATACTATTTACCTCTCCGCTGTTGATCCGGCTGTACAAGCTTCCGCCAAACAATGGCTGCTAGATCGTCGCGATAAGGGTCATAAGCTGGCGACGTTGGTTGTCGCTGGCCCGGAAGCTACGGACGGCGACATTGAGGCGCACAACGCACGCAGTCGCGCCATGAATGCCCGTTATGTAATTAACTGCTCTCTTGCTGGCGATCACACCAACGGTAAGACCTACACATCCGTCGGATGGGCTGCATGGGTGGCTGGGCTGGTTGCGGGTACACCTGCCAATAAGTCATTTACGGGTGTTGAAGTGCCTATGACATTGGCAAAAGTGGACTGGAGTCACACTGAGGCACTAAAAGGACTGGCAGAAGGAACGCTGATGGCTACACGAGATGGGTACAAATACATTATCGAATCTGCTATTAACACTCTGACCACGATCGGACCAAATGAGCGTGAGGACTTTGGGAAGATTCGCGTTTCCGCTACGATTGACCAAGTAATGAACGATATCTACGAAGCGGGCAAGCGTTGGAAAGCCAAGCTGGATAACGACAAAGAAGGCCGCGGCATGTTTATTGCTGCTGTGTTGGAATATCTTAAAATTCGTGCTCAGCAGAAGGCCATTGCAGACAAATTCAGTTTCTCAGAAAATCCAGATAAGACAAGCGAGAACGATTATGCCTATTTCAAGCTCGGCGCCAAACCGCTTGATGCTATCGAAATTTTCTATACTGACTGGGAGGTGGAATAATAGATGGAACGCGAACTTATTGGACGAAATCTCTCGTTACAGGATGACAACGGTGAGGACGTACAGACGGTGAAAGAAGTGGAAGTGCTACTGAAACCAGAAAACTTGGACATTGTTCGAGCACGGCGCATGGCTAAAACGAAGCAACTCACAGGATACGAAATTTCAGTTAAAATTGTCATGTCAAAACTTGAATCGCGATTGCGATACCGACTGCTGGACGACTTTAAAGCAGGTCGTACAATGTTTCTTCCTCGTATTACAGGTTCCTTGGAAGACCGTATCACGGGCAACACGGAACGTGTCCTTATCACAGGGATTCACATTCATGAGGAAATAGATATTCTTGTCGCGAAAATTGATGATAACAATGGTATAGACATTACCTTGTCGGGTACAGCAACGGATTTCGATTTCGTTGACAAGTTTCCGGATTACATGGCTTAAGTGGAACAAAGGGTTCTTTTCCGCAATGTTGATAGGCTCTAGCAAAGATGGTCTAAAAAAATATGAATATTCATATTAGTTTTACAAGTTTTGATTTCATCCATGAAGTAGCCCATAAAAAATTCGAAAATTTAGCGATGATTTTACCAAAAACTATTTATATTTGGATATATATTCTATATAATAGGTGTGTATTCCAAATATGAAAGGATGATGTAAGGTGAAAAAGAAACTATTGATTGGACTTTTAACTGTTGCAGCATGCTTCTCTTTAGGATCGACATCATTTGCTTCTCCGGCTGCCGCCGCTCCAGATTCTCAAGCCGCAATTACGCAAGGGGTTACTACGAACGCAGTTATCAGTCGATTAACTCTTAAAGTAGGCGAATCGAGGTATCTGACTGGTTCAAGTTTTTGGATTAGTGGGGATCAGGGGGACAATAACCCAATCTATCTCAATGTTGATGGTCTAGTAGTTGGTCTGAAGCCTGGAGTCGCTTTGGTTGTGGCTGATCTACCAGATGGATCGGGGCAAATTGAGTATTACATTACTGTAAAATAATAAATTCCTAGATCATTTAAGCCTGTAGACTGACTCCAATAGGAGTAGTTTGCAGGCTTTTTACATGCAGTGATTATTCAAAATACCTGTGTTTTGATGAAAGAAGACTAATAAATTGGAGGAATCACAATGAGCGACAAATTACAAAAATATCTTGCGGCTGGCACGGCGGCGGCAAAGCCGGAACAAATCGAAGTGGAAGTGGCAGGAGATAAATGGTCTGTACGTCGTTTGACGACAATGGACATCCGACGTTGCTATGATGTGGCATTTAATGACGATGGTTCACCAAAGGAAACGTTCAATGAAATCGACGCTATGATTGTGCGGGCGACTGACCATGACTTCGACTGGAACAACATAGAGCTTCTGAAAGCTTACAACTGCATAAACAAGAATGAGTTGCCGCCACGAATGTTCAGCAACCCAGACCATTATGCAATCCTCAGCAAGGCGGTACGTAACTTCCAAGAAACTAAGGAAGAATTGCTGAAAGAAGCAAAAAACTCATACGGCAAGACGGAGAAGCAAGCTGGATAGCTCACTTTTGGGTGAACCAGAAAAAACTGCCTTCTGAGGTCTTGCCATATGAAATAGATGAACAGCGCCAGTATTATTTTTGTCTGGCAGCATCAATGATTGCTGAGGAGGAAATGGCGCGTTTGAATCGGAAATAGTCACGTCAAAACAGGAAGGGGGTGGGAACAATAGCAACTACATCAGTTACGGTACCGTTTGAGGCCCGAGATATGATAACCGGTGCTGTAAGGAATATGCGGCGTATGCTTCAGGGCGCACATGACGACCTGATGAATTTTCGTCGTGCATCGGGCAGCATGTTCGATGATTTTGTATCCGGTAGCCGTCGGGCGAGGGAATCAGCGGACGATCTAGGCAGACGGATCAATGGCGCGTCCGATGAAGTACGACGTATGAATCAGATCCACTTGAACGATATCTTTCGTCGTGCACGTGCTGGAGCTGATGATCTTAGGCGTTCTGCTGATCGTGCAGACGCGGATATCCGCAGCATTCGTGATGCTAATGTGAAATTACGTGCTGAGGATTCTATAAGTCCAGTCGTTGACCAGGTATCTGACAAGATTTCAGCCTTGGCAGCTTTGGCGGGCGGGATTATGCTCGGTAGCGGTGTGAGTGATTCTATGTTTGGAGGCGTGTCCGATTACAGCCGTGAGGCGGCGCGAAGTGCAGCTTACATGCCCGAGAACATTCGTCAGCAGAGTCTTAATACGGTGGATGACTTGGTTAAAAAGGCCATTATTCCAGATCGTATAGAAGGAACCCGGCAACTTGCCGATGCAGCTCCCCTAGTACAGGACAAATCCAAGATGAGTGACTTCGTAAGTGCGTCTGCTAAAATCCAGTACATTCGCCCGGATGCCGGAGCTGAGGAAGTACAGCGGGCGCTGTCTCAAACGTCGAACAGTTTTAAAGAATCCTACAGTCAAGTCGCTGATAGCATGATGTATGCTTATAAGGAGGTAGGTGACAAGCAGCAGGATCTGTTCGATACGTTTTGGGAGTACAGTCCATACTTTGCAAGCAGCGGCACCGATTCAGCGCAAATGGCAAATTTTTTAACGAAAACTGTCCAGAATGGCGCATTTAACTTCGACAAGCCTGCCGACTTTTTCAAAGAGACGTTTGGTGTCAAAGCTCTGAATACAGGGGATATGGCGAATTACTTTATCAGTCGTGGGGCAGGGAAGGATGAAGCCCAACGCCAGGCGTCGGCTTTTACTGACGACATTAATTCAGGTGACAAACAGCGTGCGCAAGGAGCCATTGCAGCATTAGTCGGGGATTTGGCCACTCAAACCAGAAGTCAGCTAAAACAGTCTCTTGTCACTCTAGGTTCTGGCGCTGGTGAAGACAATGCTGATTCCATCCTGAAGACGTTCGGCACAGCGTTTCAAAAAGCACCAAACATGAAGGGCACCACTGATAATTTGCTTCGTAAGCAGCAAACTGCTGACCCAATGACGGAAATGAAGCAAACTCGTGCTGAAATGAGCTTGCAGATGCAAGAGATTGGAACCAATATTGCTCAAGCAGCCCTTCCAGCTATGAAGGAATTTAACGCCTTGCTGGTACAGAATAAGGACAATATTCAGGCACTTGGTACGGGGATAACCAATGCGATAACCGGAGCGACCAGCTTCTATAAAGATCATTTTAAAGCCATAAACTCTGCTCTGATGGGGCTGGCTGCTGTACTGGTGGCTAAGAAATTATGGTCTTTCGCTCAGAGTGTTAAGAAATTCAATGATGACTTAACCACCGCAGCAAAATGGGTAGGAGAGAAGGGCAAAGCGGGGGCAAATGCCACTGGCAGAGGAGTCAAAGCCGGTTGGAATTGGATTCGTCGCAAACCTCCCGAACCTCCAGCTCCACCGCCTGACGAAACTCCAGCCCAACGAGCTGCACGAATACGGGAGCGGATGGGTGGACGCGGTATTAGACGCCAATTGAGTGGAAACCGTAACCCTGTCGATGATCGTATTGGCGGTTTACGCTCTATCGCTTCCATGACTGTTAACGCTACGAAAGTCTATATAAATGGCTCTGTGTCTGGTGGCGGAGACGGCGGGGCAGGTGATGGTGGTGGCGATGGGGGCGACCGAGACAGAGATCGCCGCCGTAGACGAAACCGTCGTGGAGGGCGTAGGGGAGCGGGAGGCGGTGGCGGTAGACGACGTATACGTATTAATGGTCCCCGTCCCACTCCACCAAATCCACCTAACCCGAACCCAAGCCCAAGGGGATCGCGTGACAATCCTTATCGTATTCGTCGTCCAGCTCCACCAAATCCACCGCCACCACCGAGTCCGCCATCTGGCGGTGGCCGTCTGCGAGGTTTCCTGAAAGGAGCAGGCAAAGCGGCTAAAGTTGGCGGTATCGTTGGTACGGTTGCAAGCGTAGCAGCCGGTGCATATGACCTCTATCAAGCATCAAAGGACAAGGGCTTGCGTGAGGCTGTATCTACTCAGGGCGGTGCTATGGTTGGTGGTGTAGCTGGCGGTGCTATTGGTGGGGCTCTAGGGTCTGCCCTTGGACCACTCGGTACAATGGCCGGTGCATACATCGGAAACATCGTCGGTGAAAAGATCGGGAAATTTGCCGATGAAAGTGGATTGACCCGGAAAGTCGTGGATGGTGCGGTTGGAATCTTTAACTCTGCTAAGGATACCTGGACTGGCGTGAAAAACTGGTTCACGGGGGACAAGAAGGAAGAGAAGCCTGGTCCACCGCCAGAAGCCAAGATTACAATTAACGGGCTCACTGTGCAAAAGCAGCAGCATCTCAAGCAAATTGGAGACGAGGTACGCAAAAGTATAATCGATAAGGGGCTTAAAGAGGGACTGAAAACTGTTGCTGAACAGCCAGAAGTCAAGCAACGCCTTAATGCACTTAAAAATGCATGGGGTGTTGTGTGGAAGATGGGCGATAGTAGTAAGGCTCAGAAAGATGTCAAGGCTGTAGGAACCGCTACAAAGAGCAGCGCTGATGATGTGGCCAAAGGGGAAGCAAAAAATAAACAGAGTTTTAATAGTGTCAGCGCTGCTGCAAAAACGGCCGTGGATAAGACCACACAATATCTGTTGTCACTTAAAAACGTATCGAGCCAAGGCAATAGCTGGGGAAGTGATCTTATGTCCCATTTTATTGCTGGTATGCGCGGCCAGTTCCCCACGTTGTCTTCCGTCGTCAGTTCCGTTGCAGTAGTCCTTAAAAAGATGAAGGAAGCAAAAGATGCTAATTCTGGCGGCGGTGGAATTACACCGAAACCTAAGCCAAAACCATATGCTCAAGGTGGATATATCAATCGTCCACATGTTGGTTTGGTTGGGGAAGCTGGTCCGGAAATGATTATTCCGTTGTCGGCCAGCCGACGCAATCGTGGTCGGGAGCTGTGGGAGCGGGCCGGGATTATTATGGGTGTACGCCCATATGCAAACGGCGGCCAAGTCGGACGACCAAACCTGATAGGGGCATCCAGTTTGATGCCGATGGCGCAGATGCTTAATCCATCAGCTTCGACTGCCCCGAAGTCAGTCAGCATCGAGAATATTAATATTGATTTTGGTGAACTCGCGAAAGGAATCACCAACTTTGTAGAGTTTGCAAAAATGCTTAGTAGTCCGCAAGGTCGAGCTCTGATCCGCAAGGTGGTTGGCGAAGAGGTATTGAAAGCATTAGAGAATGGAGGATAAACGATGCTGGCACTATCGCAAGGAAAGATCCGTCTTACCTTTCCGATCACCCCGGCAGAGATTCAAATAACTGGAGGCAATGAAGTTGAAACCTTCACTGTCATAACTGGTCAGGAACGCACAGGGAAACCCGTATCGAAGGCGAAACGGGTTTCTTTTTCTGCTATCCTTCCACGCTATTGGGAAGAGATTTGGGAGACGGATAGCAAACAGACGGTCACCTATAAAACACCAGAAGTAACGTGGAAACTGCTGGAGCAATGGAAAGGTAAGCCTATTGTACTTAACTTTGAGAACCTATTTAGTCAAACGATGCTCCTGGAGGGGATGGATCAGACGTACAAGGATGGACAGGGGAATCTTCATGGTAACTATTCATTTGTGGAGTATAAGCCTGTTAAAATCATCTCTTATTCTAACTCTAAACAGGTTCTCAAGCCTGGAACCGTGATCACTAAACCGTCCAAAAGCCGCCCTAATACTACCGGCAAAAAGGACAAAAAGAACGATAAGAAAAAAGATGATAAAAAAAAGAAGGCAAATGATAAAAGTAAGAAGGCTAAGGAGGACCCAAACGCTAGGGGTGCTTTTGACTATACAGGTTCCAAAAAGCGAATATCGGACAAGGTTT
The Paenibacillus peoriae DNA segment above includes these coding regions:
- a CDS encoding phage tail tube protein, with amino-acid sequence MERELIGRNLSLQDDNGEDVQTVKEVEVLLKPENLDIVRARRMAKTKQLTGYEISVKIVMSKLESRLRYRLLDDFKAGRTMFLPRITGSLEDRITGNTERVLITGIHIHEEIDILVAKIDDNNGIDITLSGTATDFDFVDKFPDYMA
- a CDS encoding phage tail sheath subtilisin-like domain-containing protein, whose protein sequence is MTIQRVRPSAYIELLVKARSRVVPTTGRVLIPYQAEWGAPNQAVDMANDSERLKESGKLVDVLELAAESGATVIGYRVTNGEEKAASVAVADSYTIEARYPGTRGNDLEYMVRPALIDGTKKEIVVRDTKGVYDTETYLVADKAAAVEALKKSAMVRFKDTGATALADVAYTKLDGGTTGTAILAATDWNRIFNRVYGLTFDTIYLSAVDPAVQASAKQWLLDRRDKGHKLATLVVAGPEATDGDIEAHNARSRAMNARYVINCSLAGDHTNGKTYTSVGWAAWVAGLVAGTPANKSFTGVEVPMTLAKVDWSHTEALKGLAEGTLMATRDGYKYIIESAINTLTTIGPNEREDFGKIRVSATIDQVMNDIYEAGKRWKAKLDNDKEGRGMFIAAVLEYLKIRAQQKAIADKFSFSENPDKTSENDYAYFKLGAKPLDAIEIFYTDWEVE
- a CDS encoding tail tape measure protein, whose translation is MLQGAHDDLMNFRRASGSMFDDFVSGSRRARESADDLGRRINGASDEVRRMNQIHLNDIFRRARAGADDLRRSADRADADIRSIRDANVKLRAEDSISPVVDQVSDKISALAALAGGIMLGSGVSDSMFGGVSDYSREAARSAAYMPENIRQQSLNTVDDLVKKAIIPDRIEGTRQLADAAPLVQDKSKMSDFVSASAKIQYIRPDAGAEEVQRALSQTSNSFKESYSQVADSMMYAYKEVGDKQQDLFDTFWEYSPYFASSGTDSAQMANFLTKTVQNGAFNFDKPADFFKETFGVKALNTGDMANYFISRGAGKDEAQRQASAFTDDINSGDKQRAQGAIAALVGDLATQTRSQLKQSLVTLGSGAGEDNADSILKTFGTAFQKAPNMKGTTDNLLRKQQTADPMTEMKQTRAEMSLQMQEIGTNIAQAALPAMKEFNALLVQNKDNIQALGTGITNAITGATSFYKDHFKAINSALMGLAAVLVAKKLWSFAQSVKKFNDDLTTAAKWVGEKGKAGANATGRGVKAGWNWIRRKPPEPPAPPPDETPAQRAARIRERMGGRGIRRQLSGNRNPVDDRIGGLRSIASMTVNATKVYINGSVSGGGDGGAGDGGGDGGDRDRDRRRRRNRRGGRRGAGGGGGRRRIRINGPRPTPPNPPNPNPSPRGSRDNPYRIRRPAPPNPPPPPSPPSGGGRLRGFLKGAGKAAKVGGIVGTVASVAAGAYDLYQASKDKGLREAVSTQGGAMVGGVAGGAIGGALGSALGPLGTMAGAYIGNIVGEKIGKFADESGLTRKVVDGAVGIFNSAKDTWTGVKNWFTGDKKEEKPGPPPEAKITINGLTVQKQQHLKQIGDEVRKSIIDKGLKEGLKTVAEQPEVKQRLNALKNAWGVVWKMGDSSKAQKDVKAVGTATKSSADDVAKGEAKNKQSFNSVSAAAKTAVDKTTQYLLSLKNVSSQGNSWGSDLMSHFIAGMRGQFPTLSSVVSSVAVVLKKMKEAKDANSGGGGITPKPKPKPYAQGGYINRPHVGLVGEAGPEMIIPLSASRRNRGRELWERAGIIMGVRPYANGGQVGRPNLIGASSLMPMAQMLNPSASTAPKSVSIENINIDFGELAKGITNFVEFAKMLSSPQGRALIRKVVGEEVLKALENGG